In one Leptospiraceae bacterium genomic region, the following are encoded:
- a CDS encoding YceI family protein encodes MKTLLVLSFLIFSFPLLSEEKPKEGVYKLNSVSIEFQSGTRFGAVKGKFQKVSVVKLNVLKKELSLSIDTSSVDTGLGMRDKHLRAEDFFDTGKYPKASFTLNSLDESSPTRVQAKGLLHLKGKDKPLTFSATKLESDKKLEYKGKLELSRKEFGMVYDSLINPIEDKVTVIFSLSIDKE; translated from the coding sequence ATGAAAACTTTATTAGTACTTAGTTTTCTAATTTTTTCTTTCCCCCTTCTTTCGGAAGAAAAGCCGAAAGAAGGGGTTTATAAGCTAAATTCGGTATCTATCGAATTTCAAAGCGGAACAAGGTTTGGAGCGGTAAAAGGAAAGTTTCAAAAGGTTTCGGTGGTAAAGTTAAATGTTCTTAAAAAAGAACTGAGCCTGAGTATAGACACATCTTCTGTAGATACCGGACTCGGAATGCGGGATAAACACCTGCGAGCTGAAGATTTCTTCGATACAGGTAAATACCCGAAAGCAAGTTTTACTCTGAATAGCCTTGATGAATCTTCTCCGACCCGGGTTCAGGCAAAGGGACTTCTCCACTTGAAAGGAAAAGATAAACCTCTTACTTTTTCCGCCACAAAGCTTGAATCGGATAAGAAGCTGGAATATAAGGGTAAGTTGGAATTGTCGCGGAAAGAATTTGGAATGGTCTATGATTCACTTATCAACCCTATTGAAGATAAAGTTACTGTAATATTCTCTCTTTCTATAGATAAAGAATAA
- a CDS encoding potassium transporter Trk: protein MKRLQFLFVYLKILIQLIYRFLTKGISSLSVARIIALSFLFAIFFGSILLYLVELHNPTKPLSYTDALYMSTSAFCVTGLAVVPLSSFTLSGQICILLFIKLGGLGIIIFTVLAGMLLIKGISRNTKLNSFLTEFLDDNKNTKSPEVSKYGGSGVFRAIISIFQVSIIIELIGALFLYFSLPDSQDIEKYNRFFLSLFTSISAFNNAGFSLTDNLNFLRSESFPLFVVSVLIILGGIGFPVVILIEKIFLETMKNLMYKLEAYFENSMMRRALSGKDPKFFHVWVIRLSYYFEERFMLYNQGIRGESNLVQSKIILYGTFGLIVFGTLFVLFLEYDSALQGLTNLDKFMNAFFLSVSSRTAGFSTFDLATLKHSSIVLICLLMFVGGGPQGTAGGIKITTFAILLQYLKNVISTSQSVHIFGETISKRSVAMSIRLYFLATTFLASMGFILTVFHENKEMHYIFFEMISAFCTVGFSLNFTEEINQLEKLVYSGLMYFGRIGILTTLVAITGFEGTTQLGEIDDDVKLQIG, encoded by the coding sequence TTGAAGCGTTTACAATTCCTCTTTGTATATTTAAAAATCCTAATTCAATTAATTTATAGGTTTCTTACAAAGGGGATTTCTTCTCTTTCTGTCGCCAGGATAATAGCTTTAAGTTTTCTTTTTGCTATATTTTTTGGTTCTATTCTTTTATACCTGGTAGAGCTTCATAATCCAACTAAACCTCTTTCCTATACCGATGCTCTGTATATGTCTACTTCCGCTTTTTGTGTAACAGGGCTGGCCGTTGTTCCTTTAAGTTCCTTTACACTAAGCGGCCAAATTTGTATCTTGCTTTTTATCAAGCTGGGTGGACTCGGAATTATAATATTCACCGTGCTTGCCGGTATGCTTCTAATTAAGGGAATTTCAAGAAATACAAAGTTGAACTCTTTTCTCACAGAGTTTTTAGATGATAATAAGAATACGAAAAGTCCGGAGGTTTCGAAATACGGGGGTTCCGGGGTGTTCAGGGCCATTATCTCCATTTTTCAGGTTTCGATTATTATTGAACTTATAGGGGCTTTATTTTTATATTTTTCTTTACCCGACTCGCAGGACATAGAAAAATACAACCGATTTTTTTTAAGTTTATTCACCTCGATTTCCGCTTTCAATAATGCAGGTTTTTCTCTGACTGATAATCTGAATTTTTTACGTTCAGAATCATTTCCTCTATTCGTGGTCTCTGTTTTGATTATTCTCGGAGGAATAGGCTTTCCGGTTGTGATTCTTATCGAAAAGATTTTTTTGGAAACCATGAAAAATTTGATGTATAAACTGGAAGCCTATTTTGAAAATAGTATGATGCGTAGAGCCCTCTCCGGTAAGGATCCAAAGTTTTTTCATGTCTGGGTTATCCGCTTATCGTATTATTTTGAAGAGAGATTTATGCTTTATAATCAAGGGATACGTGGTGAATCAAACCTCGTTCAATCAAAAATCATCCTCTACGGAACGTTCGGCTTAATTGTATTCGGAACTCTATTTGTTCTCTTCTTAGAATATGACTCGGCTCTTCAGGGTCTTACAAATCTGGATAAGTTTATGAATGCTTTTTTCCTTTCCGTTTCTTCCCGGACGGCAGGTTTTAGTACCTTTGATTTGGCGACACTCAAGCACAGCTCCATTGTTTTGATTTGTCTTTTGATGTTTGTAGGAGGAGGCCCACAGGGAACTGCGGGTGGAATCAAGATTACGACCTTTGCAATTCTTTTACAATATTTGAAAAATGTAATTAGTACGAGCCAGTCCGTTCACATTTTTGGAGAGACTATTTCCAAGCGTTCGGTAGCCATGAGTATCCGGCTTTATTTCTTAGCCACTACCTTTCTTGCCAGTATGGGATTTATTTTAACCGTGTTTCATGAAAATAAGGAAATGCACTATATTTTCTTTGAAATGATTTCGGCCTTCTGCACGGTAGGTTTTAGTTTGAATTTTACTGAAGAAATAAACCAGCTCGAAAAACTGGTTTATTCCGGGCTTATGTACTTTGGCCGAATTGGTATTCTTACTACTTTGGTGGCTATTACCGGTTTTGAGGGAACGACGCAGCTCGGAGAAATCGATGATGATGTGAAGCTACAGATTGGTTAG
- the bioA gene encoding adenosylmethionine--8-amino-7-oxononanoate transaminase: MIWHPYSIQKTKYSNLKIAKAKEEFLYDEAGKAYIDAVASWWVSIHGHNHPKILESIYKQLHNLDHVILAGFSHEAAENLAKKTLEITKNTFRKVFYSDNGSCANEIAVKIAYQYHINSGDTKRKKFIRFSASYHGDTIGTMSLSGSESFHGVFKDMLLPVKEFISADCYSCPLQKSRENCELDCLQNLKTYLETDGNTVAAIIIEPIVQAACGFKFYKKEILQEIDKLCRQYGIVFILDEVFTGFGRLGENFAYEYANVSPDILTLAKAFSGGVLPIAATLVNEKIYEAFYSEEPEKAFYHGHTMTGNPPSAAAALSSLELYEKENRLLEVRNLEKVFAKKLKLLQEKFPDRIEKLRVLGAIACFNLKTEDSYTNPIGKEFAKTCLEKGVILRPLGNVVYITPPYIIKEESIEQIFEAIEYSLTNL, encoded by the coding sequence ATGATCTGGCATCCATATTCTATTCAAAAAACAAAATATAGTAACTTAAAAATTGCAAAAGCAAAAGAAGAATTTCTTTATGATGAGGCCGGTAAAGCCTATATAGATGCAGTCGCGTCCTGGTGGGTTTCTATTCATGGTCATAATCATCCCAAAATATTAGAATCCATTTATAAACAACTTCATAACCTAGACCATGTAATTCTTGCCGGCTTCAGCCATGAAGCTGCAGAAAACCTGGCAAAAAAGACCTTAGAAATTACAAAAAACACCTTCCGAAAAGTTTTTTACTCCGATAATGGCTCCTGTGCCAATGAAATCGCAGTAAAGATAGCTTACCAATACCACATCAACTCCGGTGATACAAAGCGCAAAAAATTTATCCGTTTTTCGGCTTCCTACCACGGGGACACAATTGGAACCATGTCGCTGAGCGGAAGTGAAAGCTTCCACGGAGTTTTTAAAGATATGCTACTTCCGGTAAAAGAATTTATCTCGGCAGACTGTTACTCCTGTCCCCTGCAAAAAAGTAGAGAGAACTGTGAATTAGACTGTTTACAGAATCTAAAAACTTATCTCGAAACAGATGGAAATACGGTAGCTGCCATTATTATCGAACCAATTGTACAGGCTGCCTGTGGTTTCAAATTTTATAAAAAAGAGATATTACAAGAAATAGATAAGCTTTGCAGGCAATACGGAATCGTTTTTATACTCGATGAAGTCTTTACCGGTTTCGGAAGACTCGGAGAAAATTTTGCTTACGAGTATGCGAATGTTTCACCGGATATTCTCACTTTAGCCAAAGCTTTTAGTGGAGGAGTTTTACCTATCGCAGCTACCCTGGTGAATGAAAAAATCTACGAAGCCTTTTATTCTGAAGAACCTGAAAAAGCCTTTTATCACGGCCACACCATGACAGGGAATCCACCTTCTGCCGCTGCTGCTCTTAGCTCTTTAGAACTATACGAAAAAGAAAACAGGTTACTCGAAGTAAGAAATCTGGAAAAGGTATTTGCAAAAAAACTAAAACTCTTACAGGAAAAATTTCCAGATAGAATCGAAAAACTTCGCGTTCTCGGTGCTATCGCCTGTTTTAATTTGAAAACGGAAGATTCCTATACCAATCCTATCGGAAAGGAATTCGCGAAAACCTGTTTAGAAAAAGGAGTGATTCTTCGACCCTTAGGAAATGTGGTCTACATCACCCCGCCGTATATCATAAAAGAAGAATCGATTGAGCAGATATTTGAAGCCATAGAATATTCCCTAACCAATCTGTAG
- a CDS encoding TonB-dependent receptor, whose protein sequence is MIQKLSFLFLFMSLLPTVIFAQDGTLKGKIIDASNAEPVFGVTVVVRALKKGARTDFDGKYSLDLPAGSHSVEYIMMGFDTQVKNITINAGQTTTQNITFGAKALDVVEVKGRAVNNTEASLLQAQRKSGSVSDGISAESIKKSPDSSAGEVIKRVTGVTLIGGKYVFVRGLGERYSNTLLDDMSIPSTEPDKRVIPLDLFPAGAIKNLRIVKTFVPEDPAEFSGGIVKIETKEYPDEFMMSLGLGLGRNYNTTGNEFLTFKGGGQKNAFGMVGDKQKLPDMVKSFPDFMPFRPGDAFGGIPPQLINMTTSSFDSQWTPDKMDAPFDRNFNFSVGNTIKTEKYGRFGFMAGTSYNRNFRFRREKLKRYVGRQIIPFVKETTYLDTLQTQDINQYNEEVLWGNNLNLSYEPVDGQQFFSKTLYTIQSDKFVRDADGYNGIDNFLFKNQTLGFTSRTLMSNTFGGKNAINIGEMGRPHILDWAFNYSDANRDEPDLRNQLWQRTETAYDRPYTKSGNRPDGTRFFSESDDIMKSLSLKYEIPFKQWDGLYSKAKVGYLSSSRYKNFRFREFIQRRFVGSDNDVPFPVPGELLYNPLVFLNGDRTFTERAEESNAYDAIHKINAYFAQVDMPLVPNVRFVGGARYEDSYQKVKTFALKDTLNGTNLDYGCKYSNDYERSALIQTGICRPDNNGVGELRTQDTLPSLNFVWEFKKDQNLRWAYTETLTRPDLRELSPFGFSPYFGANLVYGNSSLQRSYIHNYDFRYEWYIKGADFVGAGLFLKQLSNPIEIVGQPLAGSPGFVYTYTNAREAYIRGLELDGRKDFFDKFRIETNFFFIKSRVEVMDDSQYTAVKLGLVGTSSKLFSYDPTNRVRPLQGQSDFVYNVKFLYFIDTKKNTSIGLYYNYFGDRISVVGASNAPDAYEKGVGVTDIVFQHKQGKHLDIKLAAKNIMDTRFRTYQRNELMGTNDLFGSYREGVTFTASATYKF, encoded by the coding sequence ATAATACAGAAACTCTCTTTCTTGTTTTTGTTTATGAGCCTATTACCTACGGTAATTTTCGCTCAGGATGGAACACTGAAAGGAAAGATAATCGACGCATCCAATGCTGAACCTGTATTTGGAGTTACAGTAGTTGTTCGAGCCTTAAAAAAGGGTGCAAGAACAGACTTTGACGGTAAATACAGCCTCGACTTACCGGCGGGTTCTCACAGCGTAGAATATATTATGATGGGCTTTGATACCCAGGTAAAAAATATCACGATAAATGCAGGACAAACTACAACTCAAAATATTACTTTCGGAGCCAAGGCTCTGGATGTAGTAGAGGTAAAAGGAAGAGCTGTAAATAACACAGAAGCCTCCCTTCTTCAAGCTCAGAGAAAATCCGGTTCTGTATCCGATGGAATCAGTGCAGAGTCTATCAAGAAAAGTCCTGACTCTTCAGCAGGTGAAGTCATCAAACGTGTAACCGGTGTAACCCTTATTGGAGGAAAATATGTCTTCGTTCGCGGACTCGGGGAACGATACTCCAATACCCTCTTAGATGATATGAGCATTCCTTCTACCGAACCGGATAAAAGAGTCATTCCCCTTGACTTATTTCCTGCCGGAGCCATTAAAAATTTACGAATTGTAAAAACCTTTGTTCCCGAAGACCCGGCTGAATTTTCCGGAGGAATAGTCAAGATAGAAACCAAAGAATACCCCGACGAATTCATGATGAGTCTGGGGCTTGGCCTGGGACGAAACTATAATACGACCGGTAATGAATTTTTAACCTTCAAAGGTGGTGGACAAAAAAATGCTTTCGGTATGGTTGGAGATAAACAGAAGTTACCTGACATGGTAAAAAGTTTCCCGGACTTCATGCCCTTTCGACCCGGAGACGCATTTGGTGGAATTCCTCCTCAACTCATAAACATGACCACATCATCTTTTGATAGCCAGTGGACTCCTGATAAAATGGACGCTCCCTTTGACAGGAATTTTAACTTTTCAGTAGGGAATACTATCAAAACAGAAAAATACGGTCGTTTTGGATTCATGGCAGGAACCTCCTATAATCGAAACTTTCGTTTTCGCAGAGAAAAGTTAAAGCGATATGTGGGAAGACAAATCATTCCTTTTGTAAAAGAGACAACTTATCTGGATACTCTTCAAACTCAGGATATCAACCAGTATAACGAAGAAGTTCTCTGGGGAAATAATTTAAACCTTTCTTATGAACCTGTAGATGGACAACAGTTTTTTAGCAAAACATTATATACTATTCAGTCCGATAAGTTTGTAAGGGATGCGGATGGTTATAATGGTATCGATAACTTCCTATTCAAAAACCAGACTCTCGGTTTTACGAGTAGAACCTTAATGAGTAATACCTTCGGTGGAAAAAATGCTATCAATATAGGAGAGATGGGAAGACCTCATATTCTTGATTGGGCTTTCAATTATTCCGATGCGAATCGGGATGAGCCGGACCTACGAAACCAGCTCTGGCAAAGAACCGAAACGGCCTACGATAGACCCTATACCAAATCGGGAAACAGGCCTGATGGAACCCGCTTTTTCTCTGAGAGCGATGATATTATGAAATCTCTCAGCTTAAAGTATGAAATTCCTTTCAAGCAATGGGACGGTCTCTATTCAAAAGCGAAAGTAGGTTATTTGAGTTCGAGTCGTTATAAAAACTTTCGATTCCGGGAATTTATCCAGAGACGATTTGTTGGTTCGGATAATGATGTTCCTTTTCCGGTTCCGGGAGAACTTCTTTATAACCCTCTTGTATTCTTAAATGGAGATAGGACCTTCACGGAACGGGCGGAAGAATCTAATGCTTATGATGCCATCCACAAGATAAATGCGTATTTCGCACAGGTCGACATGCCTCTGGTTCCAAATGTTCGCTTTGTCGGTGGTGCAAGATACGAGGATAGTTATCAAAAAGTAAAAACATTTGCTCTAAAAGATACGCTGAATGGAACCAATCTTGATTATGGCTGTAAGTATTCGAATGATTATGAAAGAAGTGCTTTAATACAAACAGGTATTTGCAGACCTGACAATAACGGTGTGGGAGAACTACGCACACAGGATACTTTACCTTCTCTAAATTTTGTCTGGGAATTCAAAAAAGACCAGAACCTGAGATGGGCCTATACGGAAACCTTAACCCGACCCGACCTGAGAGAATTATCTCCTTTCGGATTTAGTCCCTATTTTGGTGCAAACCTTGTATACGGTAACTCTTCCTTACAAAGATCCTATATTCATAACTATGATTTTCGTTATGAATGGTATATAAAGGGAGCGGACTTCGTAGGTGCCGGTCTTTTCTTAAAACAACTTTCCAATCCTATAGAAATAGTCGGACAACCCTTAGCCGGTTCACCGGGTTTTGTTTATACCTATACCAATGCCAGGGAAGCCTATATTAGAGGTCTGGAATTAGATGGAAGAAAAGATTTCTTTGATAAGTTTAGAATTGAAACCAACTTTTTCTTCATAAAATCCCGCGTAGAAGTAATGGATGATTCCCAGTATACAGCTGTAAAACTCGGTCTTGTCGGAACTTCATCCAAACTGTTTTCCTATGACCCTACAAACCGTGTAAGACCATTACAGGGACAATCTGACTTTGTATATAACGTAAAATTCTTATACTTTATCGATACAAAGAAAAATACCTCTATCGGTCTTTATTACAATTACTTCGGTGACAGAATTTCTGTTGTAGGAGCTTCCAATGCACCGGATGCCTATGAAAAAGGGGTAGGTGTTACAGATATCGTTTTTCAACATAAACAGGGAAAGCATCTAGATATCAAACTCGCCGCCAAGAATATCATGGATACAAGGTTTAGAACATACCAGAGAAATGAATTAATGGGAACGAATGATTTGTTTGGTTCTTACCGTGAAGGGGTAACCTTTACAGCATCCGCTACCTACAAGTTTTAA